In Allomuricauda ruestringensis DSM 13258, the following proteins share a genomic window:
- a CDS encoding helix-turn-helix domain-containing protein gives MGLVYNNYDDSIADPVTFQQLAVKDTLFLYYKCPQVDKQQQLFSHYNEIMFTLEGGRIMRHSGKSWHLTKHSCILTRKTAYLQELPETTEWKVLAFYFQDNFFRQIIKEYRQYLPLKDLPAPPFDMLIEIHLNKTTQAFFFSILPYFTQKLPAPEGLLELKFKELLFNILLDPSNRKILAYANSLMDISKTPIWQVMEKNYMFNLTVKQFARMANRSVSVFKKEFYEYYRTTPGRWLTQKRLELAKSFLEAGERNISEVAFNSGFENLSHFSRIFKEKYGVSPQKFKRA, from the coding sequence ATGGGACTTGTGTACAACAATTATGACGATAGCATTGCAGACCCTGTTACATTTCAACAGTTGGCCGTAAAAGACACATTGTTTTTGTACTACAAGTGCCCCCAGGTAGATAAACAACAACAACTTTTCTCACACTACAACGAAATCATGTTCACATTGGAAGGTGGCCGGATCATGCGACACAGTGGAAAATCATGGCACCTTACCAAACATTCCTGCATCCTTACCCGAAAAACGGCCTATTTGCAGGAATTGCCCGAGACAACGGAATGGAAAGTTCTCGCCTTTTATTTTCAGGACAATTTTTTTCGACAGATAATCAAGGAATACCGTCAATACCTTCCTTTGAAGGATCTCCCTGCACCTCCTTTTGATATGCTGATAGAAATACATTTAAACAAAACCACTCAAGCGTTTTTTTTCAGTATTCTCCCATATTTCACCCAAAAATTACCGGCACCGGAAGGTTTATTGGAGCTCAAGTTCAAAGAACTACTCTTTAACATCTTATTGGATCCTTCCAATAGAAAAATACTTGCCTATGCAAATAGTTTAATGGATATTTCCAAAACGCCCATTTGGCAGGTGATGGAGAAAAATTATATGTTTAATCTAACTGTAAAACAGTTTGCCCGAATGGCAAATCGAAGTGTTTCGGTATTCAAAAAGGAATTTTATGAGTATTACCGTACCACACCCGGTAGATGGCTTACCCAAAAAAGACTGGAACTTGCCAAGTCATTTTTGGAAGCAGGCGAAAGAAATATAAGTGAAGTGGCCTTTAACAGTGGTTTTGAAAATCTCTCCCATTTCAGTCGCATATTCAAAGAAAAATATGGGGTATCTCCCCAAAAATTCAAGAGAGCATGA
- a CDS encoding transporter, whose product MDISMIKKSLFLFVLFPTFIFAQYTDVINSNRPGRAASAYAVGKNVVQAEIGMLYEQQDNADLNSDSNIFGADYALRYGLLFEELEVIAEGSFISQNITYPDLGIEGNLTNFSRNRVGLKYLVFDPFKDPEHNKPNLYSWRANNVFQWKNLIPAVSVYGGANFVLGDNPFYPGEPTVSYRGGIQTQSRLSPRFVLISNVAYDRITTDSPEWRYALSLTHAFRDPRWSVFFEGQGISGDRYSDIILRTGVARLINPNFQADFHLGSNFKNDPSRIFVVLGFSYRLDFHKDELIPINEQQSGVNGKIKKNANKKSKRRNKKN is encoded by the coding sequence ATGGATATTTCCATGATCAAAAAGTCATTATTTCTTTTCGTTCTATTCCCAACATTTATTTTCGCCCAATATACCGATGTCATCAATTCCAATAGACCTGGAAGGGCAGCCAGTGCCTATGCGGTTGGTAAAAATGTGGTACAGGCCGAGATTGGCATGTTGTACGAACAACAGGATAATGCCGACCTCAATTCAGATTCCAATATTTTTGGAGCCGATTATGCGTTGAGGTACGGTCTGCTTTTTGAAGAACTGGAAGTTATTGCCGAGGGTTCTTTCATCTCCCAAAACATCACCTACCCCGATTTGGGCATCGAGGGCAATCTGACCAATTTTTCACGAAACCGAGTGGGTTTAAAATACTTGGTTTTTGACCCTTTTAAGGATCCAGAGCACAACAAACCCAATTTATATAGTTGGAGAGCGAACAATGTGTTTCAATGGAAAAATTTGATTCCTGCCGTATCCGTTTATGGCGGGGCCAATTTTGTACTGGGAGACAATCCTTTTTATCCCGGAGAACCCACGGTTTCGTACCGCGGAGGGATTCAAACCCAAAGTAGACTTTCGCCACGTTTTGTGTTGATTTCCAATGTGGCCTACGACCGTATTACCACCGATTCCCCAGAATGGCGCTATGCCCTATCGTTAACGCATGCTTTTCGTGATCCCCGATGGAGCGTTTTCTTTGAGGGCCAAGGCATTTCTGGCGACCGCTATTCCGATATTATTTTAAGAACTGGTGTTGCCCGTTTGATCAATCCCAATTTTCAGGCCGATTTCCATTTAGGTTCCAATTTTAAAAATGACCCGTCACGTATTTTTGTGGTGCTTGGATTCTCCTACCGTTTGGATTTCCACAAAGACGAACTTATCCCCATCAACGAGCAACAATCGGGTGTGAACGGAAAAATCAAGAAGAATGCCAACAAAAAATCAAAAAGGCGCAATAAAAAGAACTAA
- a CDS encoding DUF4834 family protein → MVLLQTILIVILVYYGLKLLLKWLAPKLLNYAVKKTSERFGQQFGNSQDFDTAQPEEGETIISKKPFRKSNPSKKVGEYIDFEEID, encoded by the coding sequence ATGGTTTTATTACAAACGATTTTAATCGTCATATTAGTATACTACGGACTCAAATTACTTTTAAAGTGGTTGGCACCGAAACTCTTGAATTACGCGGTTAAGAAGACGAGCGAACGTTTTGGACAGCAGTTCGGAAACTCCCAAGATTTTGATACTGCGCAGCCTGAGGAAGGGGAGACCATCATTTCCAAAAAACCGTTTAGAAAATCCAATCCCTCAAAAAAAGTTGGAGAATACATAGATTTTGAGGAAATTGATTAA